The region TAAAGACATCCTATCAGTAATGGGTCACTTTAACAAATCTATAAGAGTTGAGGTCTACTGGAATTGAGTGGTATACAACATCAACCCACTAGGTGGAGCAATGTGTGAAAGATGAATTTTAAGATTTCCATCTAGGGTTTCTTTAAATTCATCTAGAGTGAACTTGTGCATTCCTAAGTCAAATAACATGCCCATCATCAGACGCACTTGATGGCGTTTAAAACCTGCTCCTTTTACTCTAAAAACAAAACTTTGTTCTGGAAAGAAGCTTGCTGTAAAGAGCTCATTCTTTTCAATCAAACAACTTTCTATGCTGGAGGTAGTTTCTGTAGTGTCAGAAGGTTTATAGGTGTAGGACCAAAAATCATGTGTCCCCTCGAAGAGTTGTGCAGCTGTTTTCATGATTTCTATATCGAGTTCACTCTTCATATAAACCATCATAGAGGCGCAAAAAGGATGGAACTTCGCTCCATGAGAAAATAGATAGATGTACTCCTTGATTTTAGGAGCTTGAATCACGTTAAAATCCTTGTCGGTTGTCTCGATTTCTAAAGCTCTAATGTCACTGGGTAGATTTTGATTGAAGTCTATCAAGAAGGGGGCTATATCTAATTCTTCAGAATCATCTAGAAAGAGTTCGATCCAAGTCTCGTTCACAGAAACCTTAGCATCTGTTCTACCGGCAGCAAGTACTTTAAAGTTAGAATGGTCAAATACATACTTCAAGGTTCTTAAGACCATGCGTTCTACAGTTGGTATGTTATTAGGTTGTTTTTGCCAGCCGTGAAACCTAAACCCTAGGTACTGCATTTTGATCAGAAAAAACTGTCGGTTGTTTTGAGCAAAGGGTCCTGGATTCATAAATCAAATTAAGAGGTAAAAATACAAAGTAAAAAGGGCTTTTATTTCCCACCGTTCCACTCTGCATAGAACTGATCTAGAAAACCTTGCATATAATCATGACGTTGTTGTGCGATTTTCTTTCCAGTTTTGGTATTCATGAGGTCTTTTAAAAGCAACAACTTTTCATAAAAGTGATTGATCGTAGGAGCGGTACTCTTTTTGTATTGCGCTGCGGTCATGTCTAAATCTGCAGGGATGTTAGGATCATAAATTGCTCTATTCTTAAAACCACCATAATTAAAAGTGCGTGCAACACCTATCGCGCCTATGGCATCCAGTCTATCAGCATCTTGAACGATGTCCAGTTCTATACTGGTAAAATCTTTACTTTGATGACCACCTTTGTAGGAAATGTATTTGATAATGTTTGCTACATGTTCCATGACATCTTTTGGGACTTCAAGCGATTCAAGAAAGTCTCTAGCTACTTGTGGTCCAAGAGTTTCATCGCCGTCGTGGAATTTAGAGTCGGCTATGTCGTGTAAAAGAGCACCTAATTCTACAATTCCTCGATCACATTTTTCGTCTTGCGCGATCAGTTTTGCATTTTTCCAAACGCGTTCTATATGGAACCAGTCGTGTCCACCTTCGGCATTTTGTAATTGTGTTTTTACAAATTGTACGGTTTGATCTATGATTTGTTGTTGGGTCATGCGGTAAAGGTACTGTGCTTTTTGTTGTTTTGCTTTCTTGTGTTTCGCTTTCGCGAAAGCGAAATTATAACAAACATAATCGATCGTTTCAATATTGCTTATGCTGGTTTTCAATTTTAATTTGAAACTATTGAGGAGTGTTGGAAGGATTTAGTCTAATTTCTCTTTCTTCTTATAATTCACATAAAAATCTTCAACAATATCAAATTCAGAAGTTTTAGACGGCAATTTCAGTTTTTGAATCTGAGTAGATGGTGTGATCCATGTTTTTTCTCCGTCTATTAAAATTTGGAGGGGCATCTTAAAGCCATCTACCACATTGGTCCAGCGGTAGTGCATTCTGTTCTTGCTAATGGAGTACTCTAATTTAGGAATGCGAATATCCCGCAAATATTGATCAAATACTGGATCGAGATCTAGTCCCATTTGATCAGAAATATAGTTTTCGATTTGAGCAGTAGTGACCGTTTGATGATAAAACTCTGAATTGAGGCCACGTAGAATTTGCCTCCATTTTTCATCATCATTTGTGATTTGTCTTAGCGTGTGCAAGAGGTTAGCTCCTTTGTAATACATATCTCCTGACCCTTCATGATTCACATCATAATCCCCTATAATAGGTCGGTCGTTTTTGATACTTCGTCTTGTTCCTATCACATATTCCGAACTGGCTTTTTTACCGTAGTAATAATCTAGAAAAAGACTTTCTGAATAAGCAGTGAAACTCTCATGTATCCACATGTCTGCAATGTCTTTATCGGTAATGTTGTTGGCAAACCACTCATGTCCTGATTCATGTATGATGATAAAGTCAAATTTCATTCCCCAACCGCTTCCAGAAAGATCGCGACCTAAATAACCATTCCCATATTGATTGCCATAAGTAACAGAGCTTTGATGTTCCATACCTAAATAGGGAACTTCTACTAATTTATAACTGTCTTCATAAAACGGATAAGGCCCAAACCAGTGCTCAAAAGCCTTCATCATTTTAGGCGCATCTTTAAAATGTGTTTTGGCTTTTTCTAGGTTGTCTCTCAATACGTAATAATTCATATCTAGCAGACCTTTTTCTCCTTCGTAGACTTCAGAGAAATTCACATAATCACCTATATTGATATTAACTCCATAATTGTTGATTGGGTTTTTAACTTCCCAAGTATATGTCGAGCTGCCATCTGCTTGTATTTCTGTATCAATCAAACGACCGTTAGAAATGTTCATTAAGCCTGCAGGCACGTTTATAGACATGGTCATTCCATCTACTTCTTGATACATGTGGTCTTTGTTAGGCCACCATACACTAGCTCCTAGGCCTTGATTAGAAGTGGCAATAAAATGTTTTCCATTGGAGTCTTTTTTCCAAGAAAAACCACCATCCCAAGGAGCATTTCTCGCCTCACGAGGCTGGCCTTCAAAAGTTACTTTTACAGTATTGATGGTTCCAAGGCTTTGCTTTTCTTCCAATATAATAAAATGAGCATCTCCCTCATGTTTTACTTCAAGTTCTTTCCCATTTTGGGTTGCCATGGTGATTTCCATAGGTTCTTGAAGATCGATTTGCATGACTTGATAGGGTTCTAAGACCTCATAAGTAATGGTATTCGATCCGCTTATGAATTTATCTTCTGGTTTAACTGTTACCTCTAAATCATAATACTTCAAATCCCACCAAGCGCGCTCCGGGGTGATAGAACCGCGTAAAGAATCTTGCCTGCTAAATTGCTTTTTATTGGTGAGTAACTGAGCTGTTGTTAACTGGCTTGTCCCTAAAAGGATCAGTGACGCTATTATAATATGTAATCTCTTCTTTCTCATCATTTATTTTCTTCATTAACATTCTCATCAGGGCAGAATGAATTCTGCCCCTTGGAATTTATGTTGTCGCCTTCGGCGTTTTTTTTATGTATCGAATGAATTCGGTTTTTTTTCTTCATTCTCATTCTCACCAGCGGACTGAAAGCCGCCGCTTGGAATTTATGTTGTCGCCTTTGGCGTTTTTTTATTTACCGAATGAATTCGGTTTTTCTTTGTTCATTCTCATTCTCACCATCGGACTGAAGTCCGCCGCTGGGAATTTATGTTGTCGCCTTTGGCGTTTTTTTTATTTACCGAATGAATTCGGTTTTTTTCTTTGTTCATTCTCATTTCCACCAGCGGACTGAAGTCCGCCGCTTGGAATTTATGTTGTCGCCTTCGGCGTTCCTTTTATTTACCGAATGAATTCGGTTTTTTTCTTTGTTCATTTACATTCTCGCCAGCAGACTGAAGTCCGCCGCTTAGAATTTATGTTGTCGCCTTTGGCGTTTTTTTATTTACCGAATGAATTCGGTTTTTTCTTTGTTTTGCGAACTATAATTTTTATTTTACCTCATACCTCATACCTCATACCTCATACCTCATACCTCATACCTCATACCTCATACCTCATACCTCATACCTCATACCTCATACCTCATACCTCATACCTCATACCTCATACCTCATACCTCATACCTCATACCTCATACCTCATACCTCATACCTCATACCTCATACCTCATACCTCATAAACTCAATCGATACGCCTCAGTAACCGTTACTTGTGCTTTTTTTCCTTGAGGGGTAAAAAGCTTTTCATAGCCGCGACGTCTGCTTTTTTCGGCGTGATGTTTCCAGATAAAGCCACCAGCCATCCATTCTTCCTGCCAAACATTATCATAGAGACCTTGAAGCAACACCTGTTGCGCTTCTTCATTTACTGCTCGATCTTCTCCTGCATTTTTCCAAGGTTCTTTACCAGCATAATCAGCACTGATATAGCCGTATTCTGAAAAGAGTATTTTCTTACCGTATTTTTTAGAAACTCCTTTCATTTCGTCTTTCCACTTTTTCCAATTTTGTTGAAGAGTGGCAGCATTTGGGGTTTTCTCGTCGCTTAATGGGAAATAAGCATCCACTCCTACATAGTCCAGATCATTCCAAAAAGTCACGTGCTTATAGTTATCCCAGTTGGCAGCATAGGTCAGTTTGCCTGAGTATACATTACGTATGTTTTTGATAAGCTGCAGCCAGTAAGCGGGTCGCTCTTTTACAAAGGAATCTAACTCTGTACCTATACAAAACATGCCTACTTTTTCTTTTGCTGCAATATGGACAAACCTCATAATGTAATCGGTATAGCTGTCTTCTAAAACCTTCCAAGCTTCTTCAGATTCCAGTTTGATGTTTCCCGTATAGTCACCACGGCCTATCCATATTTGTGGTTTTAAAAGCACCTCAATGCCTTGATCTTTCATATGATTTGCAGTTGATGCCACCCCATGAGGTTTCTCGCCCCACCAACCGCGATTCTCCTCATAATTAACTTGAGGTTGTTCCAGACTTTTCATCCATGCATAAGGAATTATAGCAGCATAGTTAGCATTGTAGTTTTTTACCGGAGTAATTGCAGTATGGTCAATAGAATCTCGTGTAGCAACAAATGAGATACCGTTGATTTTAGAAAGAGTTTTAATCTTACTGTCTATTTGAGTCTGTGCACCCTTCTCGTTTGGAGAGTTACAGGAAATTATGCTTACTGCTAAAAGTAGGTAAAGTATTTTTTTCATTAAAATTTAGGAATCAGAATTTAAGTAAGAGGCTAAAGCTTATCAATAATTAAATAGTATGCTGTTTTAATGCCGCTTCATAAAATTAATCAAATTTGAACGATTTTAATTCTATTTCTTAGTATACTATTTGGAATCCATTATTCTTGCAAGCTTGTGATAGATGATAGG is a window of Nonlabens sp. MB-3u-79 DNA encoding:
- a CDS encoding tRNA pseudouridine(38-40) synthase TruA, with the protein product MNPGPFAQNNRQFFLIKMQYLGFRFHGWQKQPNNIPTVERMVLRTLKYVFDHSNFKVLAAGRTDAKVSVNETWIELFLDDSEELDIAPFLIDFNQNLPSDIRALEIETTDKDFNVIQAPKIKEYIYLFSHGAKFHPFCASMMVYMKSELDIEIMKTAAQLFEGTHDFWSYTYKPSDTTETTSSIESCLIEKNELFTASFFPEQSFVFRVKGAGFKRHQVRLMMGMLFDLGMHKFTLDEFKETLDGNLKIHLSHIAPPSGLMLYTTQFQ
- a CDS encoding HD domain-containing protein, coding for MTQQQIIDQTVQFVKTQLQNAEGGHDWFHIERVWKNAKLIAQDEKCDRGIVELGALLHDIADSKFHDGDETLGPQVARDFLESLEVPKDVMEHVANIIKYISYKGGHQSKDFTSIELDIVQDADRLDAIGAIGVARTFNYGGFKNRAIYDPNIPADLDMTAAQYKKSTAPTINHFYEKLLLLKDLMNTKTGKKIAQQRHDYMQGFLDQFYAEWNGGK
- a CDS encoding M1 family metallopeptidase, translating into MRKKRLHIIIASLILLGTSQLTTAQLLTNKKQFSRQDSLRGSITPERAWWDLKYYDLEVTVKPEDKFISGSNTITYEVLEPYQVMQIDLQEPMEITMATQNGKELEVKHEGDAHFIILEEKQSLGTINTVKVTFEGQPREARNAPWDGGFSWKKDSNGKHFIATSNQGLGASVWWPNKDHMYQEVDGMTMSINVPAGLMNISNGRLIDTEIQADGSSTYTWEVKNPINNYGVNINIGDYVNFSEVYEGEKGLLDMNYYVLRDNLEKAKTHFKDAPKMMKAFEHWFGPYPFYEDSYKLVEVPYLGMEHQSSVTYGNQYGNGYLGRDLSGSGWGMKFDFIIIHESGHEWFANNITDKDIADMWIHESFTAYSESLFLDYYYGKKASSEYVIGTRRSIKNDRPIIGDYDVNHEGSGDMYYKGANLLHTLRQITNDDEKWRQILRGLNSEFYHQTVTTAQIENYISDQMGLDLDPVFDQYLRDIRIPKLEYSISKNRMHYRWTNVVDGFKMPLQILIDGEKTWITPSTQIQKLKLPSKTSEFDIVEDFYVNYKKKEKLD
- a CDS encoding glycoside hydrolase family 113 — encoded protein: MKKILYLLLAVSIISCNSPNEKGAQTQIDSKIKTLSKINGISFVATRDSIDHTAITPVKNYNANYAAIIPYAWMKSLEQPQVNYEENRGWWGEKPHGVASTANHMKDQGIEVLLKPQIWIGRGDYTGNIKLESEEAWKVLEDSYTDYIMRFVHIAAKEKVGMFCIGTELDSFVKERPAYWLQLIKNIRNVYSGKLTYAANWDNYKHVTFWNDLDYVGVDAYFPLSDEKTPNAATLQQNWKKWKDEMKGVSKKYGKKILFSEYGYISADYAGKEPWKNAGEDRAVNEEAQQVLLQGLYDNVWQEEWMAGGFIWKHHAEKSRRRGYEKLFTPQGKKAQVTVTEAYRLSL